Proteins encoded in a region of the Streptomyces violaceoruber genome:
- a CDS encoding DUF5134 domain-containing protein, whose product MIAANGLRWILTLMFAAPALYGLWRLVRPTTGLTGRVGHLLHAAMGVLMIAMAWPWGMDLAVAPQVVLFAAGALWFVAASLVWPGERSRSGAVRAAWPHALMMGAMAWMVAAMGTSGAMAGHGGGTGHGGHEGHAASGSGLASMSLTATGPSVASALLAVALTAIGLVWLARALDLARVRAPLPAGGPAPAGTDTTAALDPACHAVMALGMAVMFALFA is encoded by the coding sequence GTGATCGCCGCGAACGGACTCCGCTGGATTCTGACGCTGATGTTCGCCGCACCCGCACTGTACGGGCTGTGGCGGCTGGTCCGGCCGACGACGGGCCTCACCGGACGGGTGGGGCACCTGCTGCACGCCGCGATGGGTGTCCTCATGATCGCGATGGCCTGGCCGTGGGGCATGGACCTGGCCGTGGCGCCCCAGGTGGTCCTGTTCGCGGCGGGTGCGCTGTGGTTCGTTGCGGCCTCCTTGGTCTGGCCCGGTGAGCGCTCCAGGTCCGGAGCGGTGAGGGCCGCCTGGCCGCACGCCCTCATGATGGGCGCCATGGCCTGGATGGTCGCGGCGATGGGAACTTCGGGCGCGATGGCGGGTCACGGGGGCGGTACGGGCCACGGCGGGCACGAGGGCCACGCGGCCTCCGGATCGGGTCTCGCCTCCATGAGTCTCACCGCCACGGGACCGAGCGTGGCGTCCGCCCTGCTCGCGGTGGCCCTGACCGCGATCGGTCTGGTCTGGCTCGCCCGGGCCCTCGACCTCGCCCGGGTACGGGCGCCGTTGCCCGCGGGCGGTCCGGCACCGGCCGGTACGGACACCACCGCCGCACTCGACCCGGCCTGCCACGCGGTGATGGCCCTGGGGATGGCGGTGATGTTCGCCCTGTTCGCGTAG
- a CDS encoding heavy metal translocating P-type ATPase, with amino-acid sequence MAGEPTSVQEVTDLAVGGMTCAACVTRVERKLAKLDGVSASVNLATGRARVHHPAEVLPEQLVAAVEQAGYTAALPQSVEERRRGSDDDAGTEAQRERDRLTVTALLAVPVLVLSMVPAWQFRNWQWLCFVLAAPVVAWGAWPFHRRAARALRHSTSTMDTLVSLGVVASFAWSSYALFLGGAGDPDLRMPFSLVPTASDGVAHIYPEAAVGVPLFVLAGRYLEARARRGTGAALRALAELAVKEVAVRDGTGGRRIPIEELRVGQVFVVRPGERVATDGTVVEGSSAVDLSLVTGESEPAEVAPGTAVIAGSVNVGGLLAVRATAVGADTRLARITHLVTEAQAGKARAQRLADKVAGVFVPVVLTLAATVLGFWLGAGADPQAAITASVAVLVVACPCALGLATPTALMAATGRGAQLGVLVSGPQALEGLRHIDVVVLDKTGTLTSGHMSVARVTAMPRGIGEEQAVRLAGAVEQGSEHPLGQAVTAYARRTMPTGSLPEVTDFAALPGRGVRGRVEGRLVEVTAPDDELPVPLDEAMSGAESAAHTPVVVRVDGVTEGLIEVGDVLRPGSYRAVDRLRRLGVRPVLATGDREAPARAVATALRIDDVHARRTPEDKARLVRELREEGHRVAVVGDGVNDAAALAGADLGIAMGTGTDAAIGAADVTLVRGDIDALADAVRLSRSTLATIRVNLLWAFGYNVVTMPPAMVGLLSPMPAAAVMSVSSLLVVGNSLRLRAWQPARTRSRPSASPARGESLQ; translated from the coding sequence ATGGCCGGCGAACCGACGTCCGTACAGGAGGTGACCGACCTCGCTGTCGGCGGCATGACCTGCGCGGCCTGCGTGACGCGGGTGGAGAGGAAGCTGGCCAAGCTGGACGGTGTCAGCGCGAGCGTGAACCTCGCCACCGGGCGGGCCCGTGTGCACCATCCTGCCGAGGTGCTCCCGGAGCAGCTCGTGGCCGCCGTCGAACAGGCCGGATACACCGCCGCGCTGCCCCAATCCGTCGAAGAGCGGCGCCGCGGGAGCGATGACGATGCCGGGACGGAGGCACAGCGGGAACGCGACCGGCTGACGGTCACGGCCCTGCTCGCCGTCCCCGTGCTGGTCCTGTCCATGGTCCCCGCCTGGCAGTTCCGCAACTGGCAGTGGCTGTGCTTCGTGCTCGCCGCGCCCGTCGTGGCCTGGGGAGCCTGGCCCTTCCACCGGCGGGCGGCGCGGGCACTGCGGCACTCGACGTCGACCATGGACACCCTGGTGTCGCTGGGCGTGGTGGCCTCCTTCGCCTGGTCCTCCTATGCGTTGTTCCTCGGCGGCGCCGGTGATCCGGACCTGCGGATGCCCTTCAGCCTGGTGCCGACGGCGTCGGACGGCGTCGCCCACATCTACCCGGAGGCCGCCGTCGGCGTCCCCCTGTTCGTCCTGGCGGGCCGGTACCTGGAGGCGCGGGCCCGCCGTGGCACCGGAGCGGCCCTGCGCGCACTGGCGGAGCTGGCCGTCAAGGAGGTCGCCGTGCGCGACGGCACGGGCGGGCGCCGCATCCCGATCGAGGAGCTCCGGGTGGGGCAGGTCTTCGTCGTGCGGCCCGGAGAACGCGTGGCGACCGACGGCACGGTCGTCGAGGGCAGTTCGGCCGTCGACCTCTCCCTGGTCACCGGGGAGAGCGAACCGGCCGAGGTCGCTCCCGGTACGGCCGTGATCGCCGGCAGCGTGAACGTCGGCGGCCTGCTGGCGGTGCGGGCCACCGCGGTCGGCGCCGACACCCGGCTTGCCCGCATCACCCACCTGGTCACCGAGGCACAGGCGGGCAAGGCGCGGGCACAGCGCCTCGCCGACAAGGTCGCCGGCGTCTTCGTCCCGGTCGTGCTCACCCTGGCCGCCACCGTCCTCGGCTTCTGGCTCGGCGCCGGAGCCGACCCCCAGGCGGCGATCACCGCCTCCGTGGCCGTCCTGGTCGTCGCCTGCCCCTGCGCCCTCGGTCTCGCCACCCCGACCGCCCTGATGGCAGCCACCGGCCGCGGCGCCCAACTCGGCGTCCTGGTCAGCGGCCCACAGGCCCTGGAAGGACTGCGGCACATCGACGTCGTGGTCCTCGACAAGACCGGCACCCTGACCTCCGGGCACATGAGCGTCGCCCGGGTCACGGCGATGCCCCGGGGCATCGGCGAGGAGCAGGCGGTCAGGCTGGCCGGTGCGGTCGAACAGGGCTCCGAGCACCCCTTGGGCCAAGCCGTCACGGCGTACGCCCGGCGCACCATGCCGACGGGGTCGCTGCCGGAGGTGACCGACTTCGCCGCTCTGCCGGGACGTGGTGTGCGGGGCAGGGTTGAGGGACGCCTGGTGGAGGTCACGGCTCCGGACGACGAGCTGCCCGTACCGCTCGACGAGGCGATGTCCGGCGCGGAGTCGGCCGCCCACACGCCCGTCGTGGTCCGCGTCGACGGGGTGACCGAGGGGCTCATCGAGGTCGGCGACGTACTGCGGCCGGGCAGCTACCGGGCCGTGGACCGGCTGCGGCGCCTGGGCGTACGGCCGGTACTGGCCACCGGAGACCGGGAGGCACCCGCCCGCGCCGTCGCCACCGCCCTGCGCATCGACGACGTACACGCCCGCCGCACCCCCGAGGACAAGGCCCGGCTCGTCCGCGAACTACGGGAAGAGGGCCACCGGGTCGCCGTCGTCGGCGACGGAGTCAACGACGCCGCGGCCCTGGCCGGGGCCGACCTCGGCATCGCGATGGGCACCGGCACCGACGCGGCGATCGGAGCCGCCGACGTCACCCTGGTCCGCGGAGACATCGACGCCCTCGCCGACGCTGTCCGCCTCTCCCGCAGCACGCTGGCCACCATCCGGGTCAACCTGCTGTGGGCCTTCGGATACAACGTCGTGACCATGCCGCCGGCCATGGTCGGCCTGCTCAGCCCCATGCCGGCCGCCGCGGTGATGTCCGTCAGCTCACTCCTCGTGGTCGGCAACAGCCTGCGGCTGCGTGCCTGGCAGCCGGCACGGACCCGCAGCCGTCCGTCCGCCTCGCCCGCCCGCGGGGAGAGCCTTCAATGA
- a CDS encoding copper chaperone PCu(A)C gives MTTSAWTPTPRRLADTALAALAPICACVLALGALAVWTATGNAGTPARVGVTDARLFLPSRGVPETAAFFKITNTGGAQDRLVGVTSSEVPEGISLSSHRMTAGGAAYRRSTESLPVPAEGTLDMSPLSSDVTVPAAARWQAGDLVPFTLHFEHSGRMEVLAVVVRPGS, from the coding sequence ATGACCACCTCCGCCTGGACACCCACGCCGCGCCGACTCGCGGACACGGCTCTGGCCGCCCTGGCACCGATCTGCGCCTGCGTGTTGGCCCTGGGCGCTCTCGCGGTCTGGACCGCCACGGGCAACGCCGGCACCCCCGCACGCGTCGGCGTCACCGACGCACGGCTCTTCCTCCCGTCCCGAGGAGTCCCGGAGACAGCGGCGTTCTTCAAGATCACCAACACCGGGGGCGCCCAGGACCGGCTGGTCGGGGTGACGTCGTCCGAGGTTCCTGAGGGCATCTCGCTCAGCAGCCACCGGATGACCGCCGGCGGAGCCGCTTACCGCCGGTCCACGGAGTCACTCCCCGTCCCCGCCGAAGGCACCCTCGACATGTCGCCGCTCAGCAGCGACGTGACCGTCCCGGCCGCGGCACGCTGGCAGGCGGGCGATCTGGTGCCCTTCACCCTTCACTTCGAACACAGCGGACGCATGGAGGTGCTGGCGGTGGTCGTCCGGCCCGGATCCTGA
- a CDS encoding TetR/AcrR family transcriptional regulator yields MESVSDTREVAGSGREQTGDTAGTAAAAGQAAGPAAGQAAGQAAGQATKHAGGRRPGETRTREAILTAARVCFAERGFDATSLRRIAETAGVDQSLVHHFYGTKENLFLQALELPGKIEEAITAAAQGGLDGIGERVVRAHLSVWDDVSSRPALMTMVRSAAIHRAAAARLRETATGILARALGGVITGEDAMLRTSMVATQLVGLAMMRYVAHLEPLASADTDTVARHYGRAVQAIVTDRD; encoded by the coding sequence ATGGAGAGCGTCAGCGATACGCGTGAGGTGGCTGGTTCCGGCCGCGAGCAGACCGGGGACACGGCGGGGACGGCTGCGGCGGCCGGTCAGGCGGCAGGTCCAGCGGCTGGTCAGGCGGCTGGTCAGGCGGCTGGTCAGGCCACGAAGCACGCCGGGGGCAGGCGGCCCGGGGAGACCCGTACGCGGGAGGCGATCCTGACCGCGGCACGGGTCTGCTTCGCCGAGCGCGGTTTCGACGCGACCAGCCTGCGCCGCATCGCGGAGACGGCGGGGGTGGACCAGTCGCTGGTGCACCACTTCTACGGCACGAAGGAGAACCTGTTCCTCCAGGCGCTGGAACTGCCGGGGAAGATCGAGGAGGCCATCACCGCCGCGGCGCAGGGCGGACTGGACGGGATCGGGGAACGCGTGGTGCGCGCCCACCTGTCGGTGTGGGACGACGTGTCGTCACGTCCGGCACTCATGACCATGGTGCGCTCGGCCGCCATCCACCGTGCCGCCGCCGCCCGGCTCCGTGAGACCGCGACCGGCATCCTGGCGCGCGCACTCGGCGGGGTGATCACGGGCGAGGACGCGATGCTCCGCACGAGCATGGTCGCCACGCAGCTCGTCGGGCTCGCCATGATGCGTTACGTGGCGCATCTCGAACCCCTCGCCTCGGCCGACACCGACACGGTGGCCCGCCACTACGGCCGCGCTGTTCAGGCGATCGTGACGGACAGGGACTGA
- a CDS encoding GNAT family N-acetyltransferase — MSPRTSPVSPPITIRRAVARDAKRLTRLVRGSGAYAGQYAAAVAGYRVGPDYIEAHRVFVAVGADGEGGRVLGFYSLVLVPPELDLLFVADEAQGRGIGRLLVAHMRSEARAAGLDRVRVVSHLPAEGFYHRVGAVRTGTVRASPPAVPWDRPEFEFRVDSQ; from the coding sequence ATGAGCCCTCGCACTTCCCCGGTCAGCCCGCCGATCACGATACGGAGGGCCGTCGCGCGGGATGCCAAGCGGCTCACTCGGCTCGTGCGCGGCTCAGGCGCCTACGCGGGGCAGTACGCGGCCGCGGTCGCGGGCTACCGGGTCGGGCCCGACTACATCGAGGCCCATCGTGTCTTCGTGGCCGTCGGTGCCGACGGCGAGGGCGGCCGGGTCCTCGGGTTCTACTCGCTCGTCCTCGTTCCACCGGAGCTCGACCTGCTGTTCGTCGCCGACGAGGCGCAGGGACGGGGTATTGGACGGCTGCTCGTCGCGCACATGCGGTCGGAGGCCCGAGCCGCCGGGCTCGACCGAGTCAGGGTCGTGTCGCACCTCCCCGCCGAGGGTTTCTACCACCGCGTCGGTGCGGTACGCACCGGGACCGTGCGCGCGAGTCCCCCCGCGGTGCCCTGGGACCGCCCCGAATTCGAGTTCCGCGTCGATTCGCAGTGA
- a CDS encoding MXAN_6230/SCO0854 family RING domain-containing protein, whose translation MLAAESVLLRRDQTVYVDRGSEPGGGTGPALRRLEAELLGRGHVVSAQLHEVLASLDSEELAAAHLRTVGLVDDLLGSDRTHTPLFRRFPRTLPRDTEALYVDRVFAYLLQQPDHPCVLCGEARTVLPVSPCAHLVCRLCWDGSDYAGCPLCHRRIDADDPFLRPVRAVGAAKAAVPGPLRLLRLGTALAADATSAVDALLARRTPLSPQDRYDLVTLLPLTPAGRGLLPEDIPVRETKALVLGALVREAPPGLPLRDLLTERLTTATNVLRLLAVIGGGDAGLVTPSRFTNVPRSLRRDLLSVLDGLPTPFLVEDVLRHPTAWKRAAEVLHPFERHTRHPRAALAFAVLRDTPVDPGTAFGAALLGTAAGYPDAVRVTGTRIRPATWSGRLEQALAEGDAGRASALAGERPGELVRRLDVLLRLHTGDVLVPELASALRRGLAKVGPGPLLSALGALRVRTEDRDGDRRVFFPRGDVTRALSVPERRPALPTSLVSDVVTSLEGELLRRFAAGEPYELSVLDAGLADLVVPFTERTAAKALVTVGRGSTQALPEGGVLRLFLHWTEPQGNRTDLDLSVAFFDAGWKFTGLCDYTNLVHGRDAAVHSGDLTSAPAPLGATEYVDLDLERLARRGDVYAVPLVFSFNNIPFEELPDAFAGFMALPAHGPRDASYDPRTVRQRFDLAGDSKVCLPMIVDLGRRRALWTDIHLPATGGFQSVRSHGGDDLAVVAADLWQQFTSGGRVTLWDLSVWRAAALSSQVAVVSREAEPPCSATVGAPTRPRPRSP comes from the coding sequence TTGCTCGCTGCCGAGTCCGTACTGCTGCGCCGTGACCAGACCGTGTACGTGGACCGGGGGTCCGAGCCGGGCGGCGGGACGGGACCGGCACTGCGCCGGCTCGAGGCCGAACTGCTCGGCCGTGGCCACGTCGTCTCCGCGCAACTGCACGAGGTCCTGGCCTCGTTGGACTCCGAGGAGCTGGCGGCCGCGCACCTACGCACGGTCGGACTGGTCGACGACCTGCTCGGCTCCGACCGTACCCACACCCCGCTCTTCCGCCGCTTCCCGCGTACCTTGCCGCGCGACACCGAAGCGCTGTACGTGGACCGGGTCTTCGCCTACCTGCTCCAGCAGCCGGACCACCCTTGCGTGCTGTGCGGCGAGGCGCGCACCGTCCTGCCCGTGTCCCCCTGCGCGCACCTGGTGTGCCGGCTGTGCTGGGACGGGTCCGACTACGCGGGCTGCCCGCTGTGCCACCGCCGCATCGACGCCGACGACCCCTTCCTGCGCCCGGTCCGTGCCGTCGGCGCCGCCAAGGCGGCCGTACCGGGCCCCTTGCGGCTGCTGCGCCTGGGCACCGCCCTGGCCGCCGACGCGACCTCGGCGGTGGACGCCCTGCTGGCCCGCCGCACTCCGCTCTCCCCTCAGGACCGCTACGACCTGGTGACCCTGCTGCCGCTCACCCCGGCCGGGCGGGGCCTGCTGCCCGAGGATATCCCGGTCCGCGAGACCAAGGCGCTGGTGCTGGGCGCGCTGGTGCGCGAGGCGCCGCCGGGACTGCCCCTGCGCGACCTGCTGACCGAGCGGCTCACCACCGCCACCAACGTGCTGCGTCTGCTCGCCGTGATCGGCGGCGGTGACGCCGGGCTGGTGACGCCGTCGCGTTTCACGAACGTCCCGCGCTCCCTGCGCCGCGATCTGCTCTCCGTCCTCGACGGCCTGCCGACGCCGTTTCTGGTGGAGGACGTGCTGCGGCACCCCACGGCGTGGAAGCGGGCCGCGGAGGTCCTGCACCCCTTCGAGCGGCACACCCGGCATCCCCGGGCCGCCCTCGCCTTCGCGGTGCTGCGCGACACCCCGGTGGATCCGGGCACCGCGTTCGGCGCCGCCCTGCTCGGCACGGCCGCCGGGTACCCGGACGCCGTGCGTGTGACAGGTACGCGGATCCGCCCGGCCACCTGGTCGGGACGGCTGGAGCAGGCTCTGGCCGAGGGCGACGCGGGACGCGCGTCGGCCCTCGCCGGGGAACGCCCCGGTGAACTGGTGCGCCGGCTGGACGTGTTGCTGCGCCTGCACACCGGTGACGTGCTGGTCCCCGAACTGGCGTCGGCTCTTCGGCGCGGGCTGGCGAAGGTGGGGCCGGGCCCGCTGCTGTCGGCGCTCGGGGCGCTGCGGGTGCGCACCGAGGACCGCGACGGTGACCGCCGGGTGTTCTTCCCGCGCGGGGACGTCACCCGGGCCCTGTCCGTGCCCGAGCGGCGCCCCGCGCTTCCCACCTCACTGGTGTCGGACGTGGTCACGTCGTTGGAGGGGGAACTGCTGCGCAGGTTCGCCGCCGGGGAGCCGTACGAGCTGTCGGTGCTGGACGCCGGGCTGGCCGACCTCGTCGTGCCGTTCACCGAGCGGACCGCGGCGAAGGCCCTGGTGACCGTGGGGCGTGGCAGCACCCAGGCGCTCCCCGAGGGCGGCGTACTCCGGCTCTTCCTGCACTGGACCGAACCGCAGGGCAACCGCACCGACCTGGACCTGTCCGTCGCGTTCTTCGACGCCGGGTGGAAGTTCACCGGCCTGTGCGACTACACGAACCTGGTGCACGGCCGGGACGCGGCGGTCCACTCCGGCGACCTCACGTCGGCCCCGGCACCGCTCGGTGCCACCGAGTACGTCGACCTGGACCTGGAGCGCCTCGCGCGGCGCGGTGACGTCTACGCCGTCCCGCTGGTCTTCAGCTTCAACAACATCCCGTTCGAAGAACTGCCGGACGCGTTCGCGGGATTCATGGCCCTGCCCGCGCACGGCCCACGCGACGCGTCCTACGACCCGCGCACGGTCCGGCAGCGGTTCGACCTGGCGGGCGACTCGAAGGTGTGCCTGCCGATGATCGTCGACCTGGGCCGGCGGCGGGCGCTGTGGACCGACATCCACCTGCCGGCCACGGGCGGCTTCCAGAGCGTCCGTTCGCACGGCGGGGACGATCTGGCCGTGGTGGCCGCGGACCTCTGGCAGCAGTTCACCTCGGGGGGCCGGGTCACCCTGTGGGACCTCTCCGTCTGGCGGGCGGCCGCGCTCTCTTCGCAGGTGGCGGTGGTGTCCCGGGAAGCGGAGCCGCCCTGCTCCGCTACCGTCGGCGCCCCGACGAGACCGCGGCCGCGTTCGCCGTGA
- a CDS encoding bifunctional 4-hydroxy-2-oxoglutarate aldolase/2-dehydro-3-deoxy-phosphogluconate aldolase, whose protein sequence is MDLRAALAAHRLVAIVRGDDADAALRTVLTLAEEGVELIEVSLTGKDALQVIERARAALGPDRPLGAGTVLSADDAVAAHRAGADFAVTPGLGEGVTAARERGMPVLAGVMTPTDVITARALGATALKIFPAAQAGGPAYVKALRGPFPHETLVPVGGVDEAAARAHLAAGATAVGVGSPLIGDAADGGSLDGLRTRARAFRAAVRELRP, encoded by the coding sequence GTGGATCTGCGAGCTGCCCTGGCCGCACACCGCCTCGTCGCCATCGTGCGCGGAGACGACGCCGACGCCGCGCTGCGCACCGTGCTGACGCTGGCGGAGGAGGGCGTGGAACTCATCGAGGTGTCGTTGACCGGCAAGGACGCCCTCCAGGTCATAGAACGCGCCAGAGCGGCCCTCGGCCCCGACCGGCCCCTGGGCGCCGGGACGGTCCTCAGCGCGGACGACGCGGTGGCCGCCCACCGGGCCGGCGCCGACTTCGCGGTCACGCCGGGGCTGGGGGAGGGGGTCACGGCGGCCCGCGAACGGGGCATGCCCGTCCTGGCCGGTGTCATGACGCCCACCGACGTCATCACCGCGCGCGCCCTCGGCGCCACCGCGCTGAAGATCTTCCCGGCGGCCCAGGCGGGTGGACCCGCCTACGTGAAGGCGTTGCGCGGCCCCTTCCCGCACGAGACCCTCGTGCCCGTCGGCGGTGTCGACGAGGCGGCGGCCCGTGCCCATCTGGCGGCGGGTGCCACCGCGGTCGGGGTCGGCTCCCCGCTGATCGGCGACGCCGCGGACGGAGGCAGCCTCGACGGCCTCCGCACCCGTGCCCGCGCCTTCCGCGCCGCCGTACGGGAGCTGCGGCCGTGA
- a CDS encoding sugar kinase: MTGARPAPEEHDDTPVRGPVEGAAGPAGGHWRPPRGPVVCVGETMAAMAPAPPDSLDDTESLRLSVAGAESNVAVYLADLGLPVSWVSALGDDALGRRVRAAVARAGVDVSGVRTDPARPTGLLLKEPGAAGTRVHYYRRGSAASALGPDVLDDERFGGAALLHLTGVTPALSPSCRALVERALRTPPARRTHAVSFDVNHRPALWPPDTAAAVLRDLADRADIAFVGLDEAQDLWGAGLTATDVRRLLSGPRVLVVKDGGRSATAFTGQGACTVPALATEVVEPVGAGDAFAAGFLAGLWRGTDLTRALRLGHITAASALKVVGDHGPLPDEDTVGAMLSLTEQDWCRAPVS, encoded by the coding sequence GTGACCGGCGCGCGGCCCGCGCCTGAGGAGCACGACGACACCCCCGTACGCGGGCCCGTGGAGGGCGCGGCCGGTCCGGCCGGGGGGCACTGGCGGCCGCCGCGGGGACCGGTGGTGTGTGTGGGGGAGACCATGGCGGCCATGGCCCCGGCCCCGCCGGACTCGCTGGACGACACCGAGTCCCTGCGCCTGTCGGTGGCGGGCGCCGAGTCGAACGTGGCCGTGTACCTCGCGGACCTGGGCCTGCCCGTCTCCTGGGTCTCGGCGCTCGGCGACGACGCGCTCGGCCGGCGGGTTCGGGCGGCCGTCGCGCGGGCGGGCGTGGACGTCTCCGGCGTACGCACCGACCCGGCACGGCCGACCGGCCTGCTCCTGAAGGAGCCGGGCGCCGCCGGGACCCGCGTGCACTACTACCGCCGGGGTTCGGCGGCTTCGGCGCTCGGCCCCGACGTCCTGGACGACGAACGGTTCGGCGGGGCCGCCCTCCTCCACCTGACCGGGGTGACCCCGGCGCTGTCCCCGTCCTGCCGGGCCCTGGTGGAACGGGCCCTGCGCACTCCGCCGGCGCGGCGCACCCACGCCGTCAGCTTCGACGTCAACCACCGCCCCGCGCTGTGGCCGCCGGACACGGCCGCCGCGGTGCTCCGGGACCTGGCCGACCGCGCCGACATCGCCTTCGTCGGCCTGGACGAGGCCCAGGACCTGTGGGGCGCCGGCCTGACCGCGACGGACGTCCGCCGGCTGCTGAGCGGCCCGCGCGTCCTCGTCGTCAAGGACGGCGGGCGGAGCGCCACCGCGTTCACCGGGCAGGGCGCGTGCACCGTGCCCGCGCTGGCCACCGAGGTCGTGGAGCCGGTGGGCGCGGGCGACGCGTTCGCCGCCGGATTCCTCGCCGGACTGTGGCGCGGAACGGACCTCACCCGGGCCCTGCGCCTGGGTCACATCACCGCGGCGTCCGCGCTGAAGGTCGTGGGGGACCACGGACCCCTGCCCGACGAGGACACCGTCGGGGCCATGCTGTCCCTCACCGAGCAGGACTGGTGCCGGGCACCGGTGTCGTAG
- a CDS encoding DUF2269 family protein, which yields MKLGRPARRASLVVHVVASAAWLGLTLGLLALGVTAATAASPVAVDAAVRCMKLFADWLLLPLALLTLVSGLVLALGTPWGLARYRWVYTKFWLTLGTTVATFFALRPGANAAAAAVAAGRPLPDAGDVLFGPVVSLSAYVFMTVLSLLKPWGLTRRGRRPRERPSAAPPPGGS from the coding sequence GTGAAACTCGGCCGCCCCGCACGCAGGGCCTCCCTGGTCGTCCATGTCGTCGCCTCCGCCGCCTGGCTCGGGCTCACCCTCGGGCTGCTCGCGCTCGGCGTCACCGCGGCCACCGCCGCCTCACCGGTGGCGGTGGACGCCGCCGTCCGCTGCATGAAGCTGTTCGCCGACTGGCTGCTGCTCCCCCTCGCCCTGCTCACCCTGGTGAGCGGACTGGTGCTGGCCCTGGGCACGCCGTGGGGCCTCGCCCGGTACCGGTGGGTGTACACCAAGTTCTGGCTGACCCTGGGCACGACCGTCGCCACGTTCTTCGCCCTGCGGCCCGGGGCGAACGCCGCGGCCGCGGCCGTGGCCGCCGGCCGTCCGCTGCCCGACGCGGGGGACGTGCTCTTCGGGCCGGTGGTCTCCCTGTCCGCCTACGTGTTCATGACGGTCCTCTCGCTCCTCAAGCCCTGGGGACTCACCCGCCGCGGTCGCCGGCCGCGCGAGCGGCCCTCGGCTGCGCCGCCCCCGGGCGGTTCGTAG